The region aaattctgtccctcttagttcagtGAACATGTCCACTTTGGTCAGCATTAAAATTTTGgcaccaaatgtgctaactgcaattCCACCACACAATGCGTAACTGGAAATAgaggcaacatctcagatcctgaacaactgatgcgagaatccaggagacacacggcttatttCTGCCTTTccccactgaaacaagggccagtattaacaatgttatgctatcctgtgtttcactccctgcttttaaatctctccgatgttctcttcttgagacagggcctcactcctgTCACCCGGGCTTTTCTACGGTGTAgttttcggtgtttgcttttgaCAAATTTAGAACTTCTCATTTCAtctctatcaaatgttgatccatCATCACTTGCGTGTGGAAAtattatcacccatgctgtgagatacgttgtttttattttcatcaatTCTTTAATACACAAAAGGTTATAGCTGGGATACCTtctgatttctcaagttttttgtttcatgttttcttaaactgctgTCGCACGTCCGAAACCACTCACTGTACAATGTCATGACCAACTCTCTTTTCTGGCAAACATGAATTTGCGGAATGTCTTCAATTACtctctcggtgattgcatgatttccccaaagtctttcacaGTCTACTTTGTGCACTGAGtgtctcttcaaacttcagtgcatgtttctaccacttgatgctttattatttggcaGTCTAGCTTCCACAagggcatttcatgcaaagacttgtcttgttctccactggcaggtaatttcactcggatagacaatcaataggctgaacgtggaaaggttatCCCTGGAAACTCTGTttgattccacggatctctcctttcttattaaggaaaaaaatacactgtgctaattactatatttcattgactattctcaggtcagaaagcacACTTCTgacttcttgtccttccatcACTGAGAGGATGATGTTATCTGCCgaaagcacatacttggaagtacatcccagcacaaacacacacacacgcacacacacacacacacacgcggtttcataggtaaagacttcttccctgacattgttttacctaaaataaggcaactgtgtggccactgtcccaaccccATTACACTCATAGTATATGTGCCTACCAGCCTGAGGaataatttgattcaggtgttctagaagtcatgatgtgggctgtgtctgttgaattcccagcgatgcaaggggacacaccctgtgactcattccttaattgagtgctgatattCGATTGCTTTAACACTCACCTGaagggtgggtggggtgttcgtggttggtgggggtgagttatataagggctgatgcggccagagagctcgtcatttgaagactctctcggaagagacagcgtctttctgcaacctgcggtcccagcagaaaaaccttgtgatccttcttccaggcgacatggaggaTGACTgactctacttgggaggtgagtggcagttcaaccacttttcaaaactcacatcttctcggccagatgcagcttttgctgaaatccagcaggcttctctccctgagaagtcaccactctcatctgagacccgtgtcgatctctgtgatgatttggctgctgtggcaagacagcttgctcccagggagaagcttcctctgtgtagcaggagacctgctgcggtgggggctgggctccagaatatgggaaatacctgctacgtgaaaGCTTCCCtccagtgcctgacatacacaccgtcccttgccaactacatgctgtccctGGAGCACCCTCAAACGTGTCAACGTCACAAGTGCTGCATGatctgtactatgcaagctcacatcacaTGGGCCCTCCACagtcctggccatgtcatccagccttcacaggcattggctgctggcttccataaaggcaagcaggaagatgcccatgaatttctcatgttcactgtggatgcTACGAAAAAGTCAGGCCTTCtcgggcacaagcaggtagatcatcactctaaggacaccaccctcatccaccaaatatttggaggctactggagatctcaaatcaagtgtctccactgccacgggatttcagacacctttgacccttacctggacatcgccctggatatccaggcagctcagagtgtcaagcaagctttgggacagttggtgaagcccgaagaactcaatggagagaatgacTATCAttgtggtctttgtctccagaaggcgcctgcctccaagacgttaactttacacacttctgccaaggtcctcatccttgtattgaagagattctccgatgtcacaggcaacaaacttgccaagaatgtgcaatatcctgagtgccttgacatgtAGCCAcacatgtctcagcagaacacaggacctcttgtctatgtcctctatgctgtgccggtccacgctgggtggagttgtcacaacggacattacttctcttTTGTCAAACTCAAGAAGGCCGGTGGTATACAATGGATTATGCCAAGGTCACTGCCTCTGGTATCACTCCTcccctgagtcaacaggcctatgtcctcttttatatccagaagaatgaatttggaagacCCAGTTACAGTGTGTCCATAGGCAGAAAACCAAGAGCTCTTTGCGCTGAAGACAAGTGAATTGTGTGTGAAATAAAATGTCATGAATAAATCTTGCAGTGGAGTATTTATTTGTCTCACTTTGTAATCAGTGAATGAGCTTTAACCAATATCAATGCCTAGTGCCTACCCCCCAGAGATAAGAACTTCCAGTCTCTTATGTGTAACCAtggcatctggattgctcatgATTCTGAAAGTAATTCTCCTGTCCCCCAACATTTCAGAATCACTTCCGGTG is a window of Gorilla gorilla gorilla isolate KB3781 chromosome 9, NHGRI_mGorGor1-v2.1_pri, whole genome shotgun sequence DNA encoding:
- the LOC101127524 gene encoding LOW QUALITY PROTEIN: ubiquitin carboxyl-terminal hydrolase 17-like protein 6 (The sequence of the model RefSeq protein was modified relative to this genomic sequence to represent the inferred CDS: inserted 1 base in 1 codon; substituted 2 bases at 2 genomic stop codons); protein product: MEDDXLYLGGEWQFNHFSKLTSSRPDAAFAEIQQASLPEKSPLSSETRVDLCDDLAAVARQLAPREKLPLCSRRPAAVGAGLQNMGNTCYVKASLQCLTYTPSLANYMLSLEHPQTCQRHKCCMICTMQAHITWALHSPGHVIQPSQALAAGFHKGKQEDAHEFLMFTVDATKKSGLLGHKQVDHHSKDTTLIHQIFGGYWRSQIKCLHCHGISDTFDPYLDIALDIQAAQSVKQALGQLVKPEELNGENDYHCGLCLQKAPASKTLTLHTSAKVLILVLKRFSDVTGNKLAKNVQYPECLDMXPHMSQQNTGPLVYVLYAVPVHAGWSCHNGHYFSFVKXQEGRWYTMDYAKVTASGITPPLSQQAYVLFYIQKNEFGRPSYSVSIGRKPRALCAEDK